The Spinacia oleracea cultivar Varoflay chromosome 2, BTI_SOV_V1, whole genome shotgun sequence DNA segment tcgaccccctcacagtggcgactccgctggggatagtgaagaaaatactgtgcttgtaggtaatcaaaatagccgaagggtgaaacgatcctaccccgcgtttatttccccatcaagttgggacgacctgaaaatcaacatattaatgtgaacgggcagaaccgcataacgaatctcggctccctcgggagttgggactaaggataagAAAAAcggcaaaaaacggcagatgaaaataatgataatacttcactcatttgaccgattaagtaatatgcttccacctcagggcatatctaccgaaatccggcatactagaacttattctaaaagctagaactacgcgcgacctgattctgacaagatacgtaggcaatccttacaaaggattcggtccaatataaaaaaacatattatttgtgcaaaaagtgttagacatataaaaacataaaaaagaggagaaacaaaaataaatgaaaatgaaagataaaaatacgcctttattgaaaaaataataagaaggaaaacaaagtgctaagaataaaaacaaacacaactgaaataaataaagggcacctacaccctagcaagaactacactactctagttcttccggatcatcaaataaagtcttgtagagggcaatgttcgtaggatccacccccacagtcttctgcgctgccccaatatcaatctccataagaaccggctcctggacactaacttccaaagatgccaaggcttcagaaacatcctcagttatagcccgctcagcctcaagggcacagacaatggtgggagaaggattattatcatcaactagactagccactgtttctacaggcggctgagccttcctaacccatacattgttccggcgatgatctccgcgagagcttgcatttcttttaacaacagcaggccccttcatgttaggcatctttttaggcctgaaactggaacggggaggaacttcctttcgctttcgatcaggacaagctttcacagtcttaatactataggtacgaggtttgacagaatcaggaccctcatacttaacacgaatacgaggtatcaaaagctcagccggctccccattacgagcctcggtcctcacatctttatcatcggagctcatccacaacttgtagttttcagaaagacccacaaagccatttgtagctacggcccaacgcgggagaccatcataatacttagcccacgctagaacccgtgcttgtgaaaaggacgctaccttaggtggtaccgtatcagaaaaaggGATAATCTGCCTTAAaacatattgacgcatgactcggtaagggaaaatataaatgggacgagatagccccaacaaagaaacataaaccgatacatcagaaccccctgtcattgttaatcaaaccccaccatggtaccacccacttaatagaacaaatgccataagtaaaaaaggaggtccattcggcctcgtcctggccttggtgcaagtattttcggttacccaaggctatagggcgataatgtttaggatcggcaggagcttccaaaagtctaagccgttccacgagccaaatctgcaaaaaacgggcacgataaaaaaataataataaaaggaaacggttcctggggcgcagtttcaacgcccaggaccaggcgccgaaaattccagcgcccaaccctgggcgctgaaactcattgtgtacgcaaaaaaaacgtgtatacgtatcgattacctgcagtaaaagggggcttcccttaaaatgttcagatttggcatccttcttcagctcatccgcactcagcaaagtctcggcaacaaccaacggcataatagaatagcaactctccatctggctaatcaaggggatcaaccttatgtcacggaacgcgccattgttattcgacagcaaatagtgattcaacaagcaaaatacaagggctcgaatattcaatttctgttcggtcatattcttactaggcctaaagtgaagttttacaagttttgccaagttaacctcgtcacctaccacaatttcagcaaacatgttatcatctagtcctaggaaagcccctatggttgttttaccctcttcaatagtgccaggggtagcaggagtagcattagtaggataaccaaggatcgcagcaaattcatctggcaaaggacatatttcgttgccccgaaaggcaaaaacatgatgatcggagtcccaaaagcttagggcagcatgcagaaagttataatcaatattaatttgttgtaagcctaaaagtgcctctaagtggtattcttttaacaaagccttttctgtgggagtaagggcccgtagccaacgcctaacagtccgttggagtgagaaagtagggatcgacatggcaaaagcaatgagtaattaaaacacagcaaaaaagagagaaagaaattgagagtggtggaaaatagggacgtatctagcccctatatatagctgaaagcacccagtgacatcctgatcccattcggaaacgtgttaagaaatccgaaagtcaaatatcaccaggaaaagacttccagcgcccatggctgggcgccgaaatgtttaac contains these protein-coding regions:
- the LOC130467853 gene encoding uncharacterized protein; amino-acid sequence: MTGGSDVSVYVSLLGLSRPIYIFPYRVMRQYVLRQIIPFSDTVPPKVASFSQARVLAWAKYYDGLPRWAVATNGFVGLSENYKLWMSSDDKDVRTEARNGEPAELLIPRIRVKYEGPDSVKPRTYSIKTVKACPDRKRKEVPPRSSFRPKKMPNMKGPAVVKRNASSRGDHRRNNVWVRKAQPPVETVASLVDDNNPSPTIVCALEAERAITEDVSEALASLEVSVQEPVLMEIDIGAAQKTVGVDPTNIALYKTLFDDPEELE